One Periplaneta americana isolate PAMFEO1 chromosome 8, P.americana_PAMFEO1_priV1, whole genome shotgun sequence genomic region harbors:
- the LOC138704351 gene encoding corepressor interacting with RBPJ 1-like isoform X2, with protein sequence MKNVIMPPKKTPVKRRPTKYGKAAVCILPSSDSDSSSSSESTSCSDSSSSCTSSSSSSSSSPEKPDRKQKRSTRVLSCCTAGSSSDSDLSCGCNDSDSAGPVMMLST encoded by the coding sequence AACGTTATCATGCCTCCGAAGAAGACTCCAGTGAAGCGAAGGCCGACGAAGTACGGCAAGGCCGCCGTCTGCATACTGCCGTCGTCTGATAGTGACTCGAGTTCGAGCTCTGAATCGACTTCGTGCTCAGACTCTAGTTCTAGCTGCACATCCAGTTCCAGTTCCAGCTCTAGCTCTCCCGAGAAACCTGACCGTAAGCAGAAACGCAGCACCAGGGTCCTCTCCTGCTGCACAGCCGGGTCCTCGTCGGACTCCGACCTCTCGTGCGGTTGCAACGACTCGGACAGTGCAG